A DNA window from Oncorhynchus tshawytscha isolate Ot180627B unplaced genomic scaffold, Otsh_v2.0 Un_contig_7609_pilon_pilon, whole genome shotgun sequence contains the following coding sequences:
- the LOC121844305 gene encoding zinc finger protein 501-like yields the protein MAPSEQAPTPVICLKRRRRKRGERPDSHFDSGKSPSGEPDPETGPSGEPDPKKSPSGEPDPETSKPAGRHHCSLCGKSFTKLQNLRVHERTHRGEKPFHCSQCGKRFTRLENLKQHDRIHRGEKPYHCSHCGKRFRSLGTLTTHERIHTGEMPYHCSHCGESFRWSGSLKTHERTHTQEKPYQCSLCGKRFTELGSLKIHNRIHTGEKPYYCSQCGVNFTWLASLKTHERIHTGERSYHCSHCGKSFSGLVNLKQHERVHTGEKPYQCTLCGKHFTHLGNLKEHERTHTEEKPYQCSLCGKSFTKLVGLNKHDRTHTQGDKTYHCSQCGKTFTRLRYLNEHETIHTNTLEKKTYHCSHCGKTFSQSEDLKTHERIERLCSDLCF from the exons ATGGCTCCCTCGGAACAGGCCCCGACCCCAGTGATCTGCTTGAAGaggagacggagaaagagag gagagagaccagactctcACTTTGACAGCGGAAAGAGTCCTTCAGGGGAACCAGACCCAGAGACGGGTCCTTCAGGGGAACCAGACCCAAAGAAGAGTCCTTCAGGggaaccagacccagagacaTCCAAACCAGCAGGACGACACCACTGTtccctctgtggaaagagttttactaaGCTACAGAACCTAAGAGTGcatgagagaacacacagaggagaaaagcctttccactgctctcagtgtggaaagaggTTTACCCGTTTAGAGAACCTGAAACAGCATGATAGAATACACagaggggagaagccttaccattGTTCCCATTGTGGAAAGCGCTTTAGGTCGTTAGGCACCCTGACAacgcatgagagaatacacacaggagagatgcCTTACCACTGTTCCCACTGTGGAGAGAGTTTTAGGTGGTCAGGGAGCCTGAAAACACatgaaaggacacacacacaagaaaagcCCTACCAATGCTCCCTGTGTGGAAAGAGATTTACAGAGTTAGGGTCCCTGAAAATACACAatagaatacacacaggagagaagccttattacTGCTCCCAATGTGGAGTAAATTTTACCTGGTTGGCGAGCCTGAAAACACATGAGAGAATACATACAGGAGAAAGGTCTTACCACTGTTCCCACTGTGGAAAGAGCTTTAGTGGATTAGTGAACCTGAAACAGCATGAGAGAgtgcacacaggagagaagccatacCAATGCACCCTGTGTGGAAAGCATTTTACCCATTTGGGGAACCTAAAAgagcatgagaggacacacacagaagAAAAGCCCTACCAATGCTCTCTGTGCGGAAAGAGTTTTACCAAGTTAGTTGGCCTGAATAAGCATgaccggacacacacacaaggagatAAGacctaccactgctcccagtgtggaaagacatTTACCCGGTTAAGGTACCTGAATGAACatgaaacaatacacacaaatacactcgAGAAGAAGACATACCACTGCTCTCATTGTGGAAAgacattttcccagtcagaggacCTGAAAACACATGAAAGAATAGAGAGGCTGTGTTCTGACTTATGTTTTTGA
- the LOC121844308 gene encoding zinc finger protein 2-like codes for MTFTWAGSLWGHKRIHSGEKPYHCSHCEKSFRKLGDLKAHERTHTGEKPYQCSQCGNSFSKLGNLKQHKRTHTGEKPYQCSQCGKSFSHSGSLKDHERRHRQEKPYQCSLCGKSFIKLGALNRHERTHTGGDKTYHCSLCEKSFTRLRHLNKHERIHTREEKTYHCSQCGKTFSQSEDLKSHERIERLCSDLCF; via the coding sequence ATGACTTTTACCTGGGCAGGAAGCCTATGGGGTCATAAGAGAATACactctggagagaagccttaccactgctcccactgTGAAAAGAGTTTTAGGAAGTTAGGTGACCTGAAGgcgcatgagaggacacacacggGAGAAAAGCCCTAccaatgttcccagtgtggaaataGTTTTAGCAAGCTAGGGAACCTAAAACAGCAtaaaagaacacacacaggagaaaagccctaccaatgctcccagtgtggaaagagttttagccATTCAGGGAGCCTTAAAGACCACGAGAGGAGACACAGACAAGAAAAACCTTACCAATGCTCCCTGTGCGGAAAGAGTTTTATCAAGTTAGGGGCCCTGAATaggcatgagaggacacacacaggaggggaTAAAACGTACCACTGCTCCCTGTGTGAAAAGAGTTTTACCCGGTTAAGACATCTGAATAAGCATGAAAGAATACATACACGGGAGGAGAAGACAtaccactgctctcagtgtggaaagacattttcccagtcagaggacCTGAAATCACATGAGAGAATAGAGAGGCTGTGTTCTGACTTGTGCTTTTAA